The nucleotide sequence GCGGCCAAAACAACAGCGCCACTTGCCGGCTAAAGGAAATCTGGTAAGTTTTGCGGCGGGTGCCAAACAAACCGGTAATCAACCGTAACCCCACAATCAGGGCCACAACTACGGCCCCAAACTCCAATAGGGGCCGTAGGAGCGCAACAGTTTTCACAGACTAGGCTTAACTAACCTGAATCCACGCCTCATCGGCTCGATGCTCACGCAACGTTCCGAAAGGCTGCAGTTCTAGGCCGTGCTGCTTGAACACTGCCTGCACTTGGTTGCGCCCAGCTGGTTCTACGCACACCAGAAGCCCGCCCGACGTTTGGGGGTCGCAGAGCCAGGCGCGTTGCTCGTCGGTGATGGCGCCAATCTTGTGGCCGTACGAGTCCCAATTGCGCACGGTACCACCCGGAATGGCTTTTTGCGCCCGGTACAATTCGGCTTCCTGAATGAGCGGCACGGCGCTAAAACGTACTTCTGCTGTTAAGTTGCTGCCTTCGCATACCTCAGAAAGATGGCCCAACAAGCCAAAGCCTGTCACGTCGGTCATGGCGCGCACCGCGGCGAGTTTGCCTAAGTCTTCGCCTATTTTGTTGAGCTGCATCATGCTGCGCGGCGCTATTTGCTCGTCCTCGGGGCGCAGAATTCCACGCTTCTGAGCTGTCGTGAGCATGCCCACGCCGAGAGGTTTGGTGAGGTACAGTTCACAGCCAGCAGTGGCCGTATCATTTTGCTTGAGGTTTTCGATGGCGAGCATGCCCGTCACGGCCAAGCCGAAAATAGGCTCGGGCGAGTCGATGCTGTGGCCGCCAGCCAGCGGGATGCCCGCTTCCTGGCAGATACTCCGGCTTCCTTCTATCACGCGGCGAGCTACTTCCGGCGCCAGCTTATCAATAGGCCATCCAAGCACGGCAATGGCCATAACGGGCCGCCCGCCCATAGCATACACGTCACTGATGGCATTGGCGGAAGCAATACGCCCGAAATCGTAGGCATCATCCACGATGGGCATGAAGAAGTCGGTGGTGCTGATGAGTGCCTGTCCGTTGCCAATGTCATAGACAGCCGCATCATCGCGCGAGGAGTTTCCGACCAGCAACTTGTCGTCGTGGGGCTGCGGAATACTGGTGTGCAGAATCTGGTCGAGCACCTTGGGCGCTATTTTGCAGCCGCAGCCAGCACCGTGGCTGTACTGGGTGAGGCGAATTTGGTCGGTGGTTTCGGGAGTCATCAGTAGCAAAAAGTAAAAGAGACAGAAGAGCAGACGGCTATAGCGCCCAAGCGCTATGTTGCAATACTACGTGGTAGCCATCCGGGTCTTCAAACGTAAGGCCCAACTGGTCCCAATACGGATTGTAAGCCGGAAGTGGCGCAAAGCCGGCTGCTTGCATGCGCTGCACCGCCGCCTCCCACTCCGACCGTTCTGGTAAGTAGAACACCAATAGATGATCGGCGGTGGGTGCCCGGCCTACGTGGTGGCCGGGTTGGTGTGTGAATTCCAAGTGGTAAGGAGCCTGCGGGGCACCCAGCATTACGCCATCAAACCCATTGTGGGCAGTAAAGGAAGCGAGTTCGGTGAGGCCTAGTCCGTCGCGGTAGAAGCACAGCACAGCCGCCAATTGGTCAGTAGGGCGAGCAACTCGCAGCTTAGGCACCACGGGAAGGGAGGGAAGTAGGGTGGTCAGTAAGCAGATTAGCTTGTCGGGCTGCTAGCTGCACCAACTCGGCATTTACGGCAGCGTCACAGGTATCAGATGGGACGCGGATAGCAGAACGGTTCGTTAGGCCGTGGCTATAGGTCTTGTCATAGTAATCTAGCACTAAACTTACCATCTTCTCCATATCGTCTTCTCCAATAGCAGACAACGCTTCCTTGGTGGCCAGCCCACCCAACCGCTTTCTGATGCGCAGGATAGACGTAGCCAAGGCACCTGGGTCTTCGCGGCCGTATTCTTCGGCTAGCTTGCGCACTCGGACGGAACGCGGTATTTCCAGCACCACCAGCGGGGCTTCGCTCATTTGCCGGAACAAGGGCGGTGGCACATGAATGCCACCAATCGTGCGGCTCTCGTCTTCCACCCAAACTGGAACGTCCACCGAAAGCTTGTTCAACGCAAATGCCAAGTCGTTTTCAAACTGCTCTTGCGTGGGCTGGGGCGGCAGGCCAATGCTTCCAAAGGCCGAACCCTTGTGGCTGGCTAGGCCTTCCAAATCCACTATTGGCTCCTGTAGCCGCGCCAGCTCGTGCAGGACATCGGTTTTGCCTGATCCTGTAAGGCCTCCTAACACCAGCAAAGGCCGGGGCACTGCGAGTTGGGCAAGCACCCACTGGCGATACTCCTTATAGCCTTTATTCAGCAAATGCACCTGAAAGCCTGCCAATTCCAGCAGCCATTGCACAGCGCCACTGCGCATACCGCCGCGCCAGCAATGCACGCGCACTTCCTTGCCCGGAGCTAGTTTGGTGGCCACTTTCACCATCTGGCTCATCTTCGGCCCAAACAAGTCCAGCCCCAATAACACGGCTTTGTCCTGGCTGGCTTGCTTGTAGGTAGTGCCGATGCGGGCCCGCTCCTCATCGGAAAACAAAGGAAAGCTCAGCGCCCCCGGTATGTGGCCGTGGGCGTACTCCACCGGAGCACGCACATCAAGAATAGGCGTGTTGGCAGGACCTTGCAGAAAGTCGGGGAGGGGCGAGCGAGGCATAAGAAGTCAATGAACAAGCAGCGCTCAACACCCGCTGGTTTGCGAGAACTGAGTGAGTACCTGAGGATGGGCAAGATTAGTTGTCGGAAGCCAGCTGACGACGGTAGAGCTGGATAGTGTTTTCGAGGCCCAGATAGAGGGCGTCGCACACCAGCGCGTGCCCAATGCT is from Hymenobacter tibetensis and encodes:
- a CDS encoding VOC family protein yields the protein MPKLRVARPTDQLAAVLCFYRDGLGLTELASFTAHNGFDGVMLGAPQAPYHLEFTHQPGHHVGRAPTADHLLVFYLPERSEWEAAVQRMQAAGFAPLPAYNPYWDQLGLTFEDPDGYHVVLQHSAWAL
- the mnmH gene encoding tRNA 2-selenouridine(34) synthase MnmH; this encodes MPRSPLPDFLQGPANTPILDVRAPVEYAHGHIPGALSFPLFSDEERARIGTTYKQASQDKAVLLGLDLFGPKMSQMVKVATKLAPGKEVRVHCWRGGMRSGAVQWLLELAGFQVHLLNKGYKEYRQWVLAQLAVPRPLLVLGGLTGSGKTDVLHELARLQEPIVDLEGLASHKGSAFGSIGLPPQPTQEQFENDLAFALNKLSVDVPVWVEDESRTIGGIHVPPPLFRQMSEAPLVVLEIPRSVRVRKLAEEYGREDPGALATSILRIRKRLGGLATKEALSAIGEDDMEKMVSLVLDYYDKTYSHGLTNRSAIRVPSDTCDAAVNAELVQLAARQANLLTDHPTSLPSRGA
- the selD gene encoding selenide, water dikinase SelD, which encodes MTPETTDQIRLTQYSHGAGCGCKIAPKVLDQILHTSIPQPHDDKLLVGNSSRDDAAVYDIGNGQALISTTDFFMPIVDDAYDFGRIASANAISDVYAMGGRPVMAIAVLGWPIDKLAPEVARRVIEGSRSICQEAGIPLAGGHSIDSPEPIFGLAVTGMLAIENLKQNDTATAGCELYLTKPLGVGMLTTAQKRGILRPEDEQIAPRSMMQLNKIGEDLGKLAAVRAMTDVTGFGLLGHLSEVCEGSNLTAEVRFSAVPLIQEAELYRAQKAIPGGTVRNWDSYGHKIGAITDEQRAWLCDPQTSGGLLVCVEPAGRNQVQAVFKQHGLELQPFGTLREHRADEAWIQVS